The sequence AGTCTTAAATTACTTGGCACACCAATCCGCGGGAATTGTTTCAGAAAAACAAGTAAAGAATATAAACACATATGATGTTGCATCCTTTAACTTGGATACGGATATTCCATATGGAGATCAGCGGACAATAACTGAAGGTGCAAAATATAACAACCAGCTCTATGCAAGCGGACCTTATATTCTCGTGAAGAAAAATGATTATCAGGCAGAGTTCGTTAAAAACCCTGGATATCGCACAGGTAGTGAATTTGAACCTAAAATCTCAACTGTAATTGTACGCTTCATCGATGACACAGATAGTGCCCTCTCAGCATTACGTAACGGTGAGATTCATCTCTTTAACGGCGTTCCCGAAACGAAGTACGACCTCGTAGAAAAAGCAGATAACTTGCTGCTTCAAAAGAGCGACAGCAATGCCGTTGCTTACTTGCAATTCAATACTGCCGGCCGCAAGGTTTCACAGAGTGAAAACTTACGTAAAGCTGTATTATTCTCTATCAATCAAGACGAGTTCTTAAATTATTACCACGGTAATAAGAAAAAAGCCTACTCGACAGTCAGCCCGCTCGTTGATACAGGAAACGAACTTGTAGCTGATTCAAGTAAGGTAAAAGAATTCTTAGAAGCCTATCACAAGGAATAACAGACATTCACAAGCCAACCAACCTTTTTTGAAATGCACCCCGAAAGTAAGCGCTGCTCGCTTACTTTCGGGGTTTTTCATCATTAATCCCGATATCGTAATGCCAACCCTTTTAGGAAGTTTCGCGCATATCGATCACCGCACTCCTTATAATTCCGATGACCTTCTTTACGGAGCACTGCACTCAATTCACTTTTGGATAGTTCAACTCCGGCTTCATGTAAAATAGCGATCATATCCTCACTAGTGAGAGAAAGTGCGATTTTCAATTTCTTCAGGACGATATTATTGACGTTGCGGTTAGTAGAAGACATGAGAAACTGGGTTTGACGATTTCCCTGCTTGTCCTCCTGTACACCTCTTTTCAACGTGACAAAGCCATTTAAAAAGGACTCTAATGTCGTGTTATCAATCGTTCTCCCATATTCCGTGTCTTCCTCATCAGCATCTGTATTTTTCATTTTCGTCAACATTTCTTTTACTTCTTCCTTCGTTGTTTGAATGCCACCCAGCCCAAATATCTCGACCATTTCCACATCTTTTATGTCGAGTGCATATCTCAACCTGCTCAGAATGTCATTATTATTCATGAATATCACCTTAATCCTTTCGTGTTTTACGGTTGACCTTAGTATAAAGCTTTTTACGGTTGATTACGATTAACATCAGTTGTTTTGAGCTAGTACTTGTCATTCGTTCCAATTATTTTATTTTGTTAATTAACTCAATATATTGTGTATCTCCATATCCTACAGTCGGGAAAAGCTTGAATAGTTGTGTAAGCAATTGAGATTGTGGGAGCTGTTTATTCTTCAAAATATAAGCAGTGACAGGATTATTTTCCGTCTGCATACCTAAAAATATCTCGATCGCTTGATACATGAGCGGAAACAGTTCATGGATCGGCTTCGTATGATTGACTAATACTTCTTCATATACTGAACAATAGTCACCTAACGTAATCTCTGTTTGGTTAACTTTAAACTCGTCTTCCCTAAAGCTATTCAGAAATACTCGACCTTTGTAATCGGATTGTTCAAGGTACGCTAGAAGTGTCAACAAATTCATCTGACAAAACATATCTTCGCCGAACCATAAAACAATATAGGTATAGTCCTTCTCAAATAGATTCGATAAAGGTTTGATGACTTTATTGTTGTAGTTTTCCACCGTTACGCCGTGCCCCTTTGCACGCACTTCTATAAAATTATTATCGAAAATGGGCGTTGTTGTTGCATGTACACACATCGCTTCATTGAAGGGTGCATAATCAGATTCTCCCATAAGCTTCTTACTGTAAAATTCATCGTACATCATTTGTCCATTCAATATATTTAACACATCCTGGTCAAACAATTCACTTTTCTGGTTTTTTAGTTGGATAACCTCTGCTTCTCTATTCATCGTAACGCCACCCCTTCTTTCGTAAAACATCAACTTGGGAAACGATTGGACAGGCTTTTGATTGAGTTGAAATTCTCTCGGACTAATTCCAAACACTGTTTTAAACGCTCTGCTGTAGGCCTCTTGAGAGGAGTAACCATAGTCAAACGCTATGTCTATAATCTTCCGGTTTTTCACTAAATCTTCCGTAGATACATACAACCTTCTCAGAAGAATGTATCTTCTAATGCTTATCCCTGTTGCCTGATGAAATCTAAACGAACAATAATAAGGGGAATACCCCATATAATTTGCTAAATCCTCTAGCGAAAACACATCTTTTAAACGCCCCTCAATCCAATCAATCATTTGCTGTATATATTCATTCATCTGCCCCACCCCTGAAGTAAAGTATAGCTTGCATCGAATCTATTCTTATGACAATTGTTGTGTTTTAAAGATAAATCGTAGTTCTATGAAGGGCAATGCATAGAGTCCGCGGGAAAAAGAGGGTTTCCTCATTCGTATCTCGAAAATAATACGTATACCGAAAGATCGAGAGGAGAAGTTTGATGAAACCACCTATTGCAAAACACATTCCACATCCCCACGAACTGCATGGCGATGTGCGCGAAGATGATTATTATTGGATGAAAGATAAAGAAAACCCAGAGGTCATTCAATACTTGGAGGATGAAAACCGTTATTACAAAGAAATTATGGAACCGTTGAAAGACAGTACGGAGCAGATCTATCAAAGCATGATGGATCGAGTGCCTGATTCTGAAGTGGATGTCCCCATTCAACGTGGTCCGTATTTCTATTATTCCCTACTGGACAAAGCGAAACAATATCCGATTTTCGCGCGCAAGAAAGCGGAAAGCCGCGACCATTTGGATGAAGCATCAGAAGAAATTGTGCTCGATTTAAATGACCTCGCTACACAGAGTGACTATTTAAATGTGACTGTGCAACGTATGAGTTCCGATCATACTCGCCTTGCCTATTTAGAAAACCGAGACGGTACAGACCGCTATACGGTGTTTGTGAAAGATATGGCAACGGGCGAGCTATTACCAGACCGAATTGCAGATGTATTTTTATATGGTAGTTTGGAATGGAGCGATTGCGGAAATTATCTCTTTTATATTACAGTCGATGAAAACCAGCGTCCTTCTCAATTATGGCGACACCGTTTAGGTGAAGATACAAAAAGTGATGAAATGCTTTACGAAGAGACGGATGATACATTTTCTTTGTATATGGATAAATCACAGAGCGGTAAATTCATCTTCATTTATTCAGGGTCGAAAACGACAAGTGAAGTGCGTATGCTTGACGCCGCTTCTCCGCTATCATCATTGCAAGTGTTGGATGCGCGCCATGAAGGCATTCTGTACCAAGTCGAACATTGGGAAGATGACTTGCTCATCTTGACAAACGAAGGGGCAACGAACTTCCAGCTCCTACGTTGTCCACTCACGGATATTCACGCACGGGCAAATGTTATGCCTTACAACGAAGACCGTTATTTGCAGGCAGTATACCCGTTTCACGATAAGCTGCTTGTAGCAGGTCGGGAGAATGGATTGACGCAAGTGTGGGTGTTGCAAGACGATTCGTTAGAGCCAATTAGATGGGATGAGCCGTTATATAGCGTATCGGTTTTATCCAATCAGAGTTATGACACGACTGAAGCCTTAATCAGTTATGAATCTTTACTAACACCGGAAACAACATACGGACTGGACTTGCTTTCCGGACAGAAACAGCAGTTGCAAGTGGCACCCGTCAGCGGTGAATATGATCCTGCTCGCTTCCGCCAAGAGCATTTGTGGGCTACGGCAGAAGACGGTGTCAAGGTACCGATGACGATGGTCTATCGCGAAGGCGCGCTCGATAACGGACCCGCTCCGCTCATTTTACACGCCTATGGTTCATACGGATCCAATAGTGATCCATACTTCAATCCATATCGACTTCCGCTCCTTGAAAAAGGGATTGTGTTTGTCACAGCACAAGTACGCGGCGGTTCCGAAATGGGATGGAACTGGTATGAAGACGGAAAGATGGAGAACAAACGGAACACGTTCACCGACTTCATAGCTGCTGCAAAGCATCTTATCGATGAAAACTACACGACCAAGGATCAACTAGCTGCGCGCGGAGGCAGTGCAGGAGGATTACTTGTAGGGGCTGTTGCCAATATGGCAGGCGACCTGTTCCAAGTCATCGTTCCTGAAGTGCCATTCGTCGACGTTGTCACAACGATGCTCGATACAACCATCCCCCTAACTACTTTAGAATGGGATGAATGGGGAAATCCACAGAAAAAGGATGACTATTTCTACATGAAATCCTATAGTCCTTATGACAATGTCGAAGCGAAAGAGTATCCGAATCTATATATCACAACCGGACTCAACGATCCACGTGTCGGGTACTGGGAACCAGCGAAATGGGTTGCGCGTCTGCGCGAGCTTAAAACGGATGACAACACCCTCGTTATGAAAACGAATATGGGTGCAGGCCATTTTGGAGAATCCGGCCGTTTTAATCATTTGAAGGAAGCTGCTGCCTGTTACGCGTTCATGCTGGACAAGATTGGCGCGAATCAGAAGTGAGAATGCCAAATCCCCCGTGCTGACTGCATGGGGGATTTGTATGTACGCAGGTTCTTTGGGTTTTATTCGACAATCAAAAACTGGTTGCCCTCCGTCACATAACGATGCGAGCCAAACTCCCTGGAAAGGACTACTGTTTTCACCGCATGCTTCTTATGCGCAAACACTAAAAGGAACCGATCATCAAGCATATCAATTCCACCGTTATCGCCTTTAAACCGGATTCCCATGGTCGCATCCATTTCCTCTTTGGAAGTATACGGACCGAACACGGCAACCTGATCCCATTCAAATGAGGTCAATTCCGCCAGATCCACTCTTTCCTCCCCCTGTTTCAGCAAATCACCGATCTTTTCAGCCAGAATTAGATCCTGACTAGCCCGGTGGGAAAAGAACTCTATCGCCACAAACAGCAACCCGATCACCAGCAGGATGTAAATGATCTTTTTCATTAAATGGATTCTCCATTCTCTTTTTCCGTTTGGGAATATGACGATGAATCCGTGATTGGGTTGCATTGGTATGGCTTAGAGATTCGCGGGATCGGGTGGTTGGCTGTTGATGGAGAGCATTTAATGGAATTTAAGGAGGAACGTGTAATGTAGATGTCTCAGTTTTCATTCCTCGTATCGGATCGTCCCCTCAAAAAAGTGGATCACAGCGGTATTGCTGAATTAACCGTACGGAGGATAAATCACAGAGCGATAAATTCATCTTCATTTATTTATTGGCGTACAAAAAAAACACGAGATTATCTACGTTCGATGTCCCGTGTTTTTTCTATATCTATTTTCTTCTTGGTATAGAGCTTAAAATGGATTAGTAGCGATGAAGCTTGCTGTTTTCACATATACACGCGGGCTTAATTTTAATTGATTTACGACAAATTCAGCAATGTCTTCCGCTTGTATTAATTTGGACTCATCGTTTTCTTTAATTAAGTTTAAATCAAGTGCTAAATCAGTTGCTACAGTACTAGGTGTCAAAGTTGAAACACGAATATTATTGCGTCGCACTTCTTGTGCCAGTGATTCTGTAAAACCAATTACAGCAAATTTTGATGCACTGTATGCACTGGAAGTAGCTGCTCCATTTAAACCATTTGTAGATGATATCGTAATGATGTCGCCTGTA is a genomic window of Sporosarcina oncorhynchi containing:
- a CDS encoding DUF1456 family protein, translating into MFMNNNDILSRLRYALDIKDVEMVEIFGLGGIQTTKEEVKEMLTKMKNTDADEEDTEYGRTIDNTTLESFLNGFVTLKRGVQEDKQGNRQTQFLMSSTNRNVNNIVLKKLKIALSLTSEDMIAILHEAGVELSKSELSAVLRKEGHRNYKECGDRYARNFLKGLALRYRD
- a CDS encoding helix-turn-helix transcriptional regulator, with the translated sequence MNEYIQQMIDWIEGRLKDVFSLEDLANYMGYSPYYCSFRFHQATGISIRRYILLRRLYVSTEDLVKNRKIIDIAFDYGYSSQEAYSRAFKTVFGISPREFQLNQKPVQSFPKLMFYERRGGVTMNREAEVIQLKNQKSELFDQDVLNILNGQMMYDEFYSKKLMGESDYAPFNEAMCVHATTTPIFDNNFIEVRAKGHGVTVENYNNKVIKPLSNLFEKDYTYIVLWFGEDMFCQMNLLTLLAYLEQSDYKGRVFLNSFREDEFKVNQTEITLGDYCSVYEEVLVNHTKPIHELFPLMYQAIEIFLGMQTENNPVTAYILKNKQLPQSQLLTQLFKLFPTVGYGDTQYIELINKIK
- a CDS encoding S9 family peptidase, whose translation is MKPPIAKHIPHPHELHGDVREDDYYWMKDKENPEVIQYLEDENRYYKEIMEPLKDSTEQIYQSMMDRVPDSEVDVPIQRGPYFYYSLLDKAKQYPIFARKKAESRDHLDEASEEIVLDLNDLATQSDYLNVTVQRMSSDHTRLAYLENRDGTDRYTVFVKDMATGELLPDRIADVFLYGSLEWSDCGNYLFYITVDENQRPSQLWRHRLGEDTKSDEMLYEETDDTFSLYMDKSQSGKFIFIYSGSKTTSEVRMLDAASPLSSLQVLDARHEGILYQVEHWEDDLLILTNEGATNFQLLRCPLTDIHARANVMPYNEDRYLQAVYPFHDKLLVAGRENGLTQVWVLQDDSLEPIRWDEPLYSVSVLSNQSYDTTEALISYESLLTPETTYGLDLLSGQKQQLQVAPVSGEYDPARFRQEHLWATAEDGVKVPMTMVYREGALDNGPAPLILHAYGSYGSNSDPYFNPYRLPLLEKGIVFVTAQVRGGSEMGWNWYEDGKMENKRNTFTDFIAAAKHLIDENYTTKDQLAARGGSAGGLLVGAVANMAGDLFQVIVPEVPFVDVVTTMLDTTIPLTTLEWDEWGNPQKKDDYFYMKSYSPYDNVEAKEYPNLYITTGLNDPRVGYWEPAKWVARLRELKTDDNTLVMKTNMGAGHFGESGRFNHLKEAAACYAFMLDKIGANQK